The DNA sequence CTCGTCCGGTCGTCATGGCGGTGCACAGGCCCAGCCGCACGATTCGCCGGGCACCCTGGCGGCGTGTGACGGTTACGAAGGATCGCCGCTTCTCATGGCGGGGGTGCGAGCGCGGCCAGTGCGGCGGGTCGCACCGCGCCGGCGGCGGCCGAGCCGCGCAGGAGCTCGGCCAGATCGTGCGTCCCGGCCCGCTCCATGGTGGGAGTCGCCGCCGTGACGCGGTCGAGACGGAAGCCCCGGCCCGCCTCTCGCGTGCGGCACCAGGCGATGAGGTACCACCGGCCGTCGGCGGTGAGCAGCCCGGCCGGCTCCACCGCGCGCTCGCTCTCGCGCCCTGCCGCGTCGATGTAGGACAGCCGCAGCACTGTGCTGGTGGTGAGGGCCTGCTCCACCGCCGTGCGGACCGCGGAGTCGGACGGCGCGGGCACCGCGACGATCCGTGCGGCGAGGTGCTGGGCCGCCGCCGAGGCCGGGCCGGTCATCGAGGCCGCGATCTTCTGGGCTGCCGTGCGGGCCGCACCGGCGTACGGGGCGCAGGCGTCGGCCGTGGCGAGCGCGGCAGCCAGGGCCGAGGCTTCATCGGTGGTGAAGCGGATCGGGGGCAGGGTCATTTCCGGGTCGATCGACCAGCCCCCGCCGCGCCCGGGTGTG is a window from the Streptomyces mobaraensis genome containing:
- a CDS encoding helix-turn-helix transcriptional regulator, translating into MNRTARLYALVEELRATAPRPLTVAALAARFEVSTRTVQRDLQALMETGVPVRTTPGRGGGWSIDPEMTLPPIRFTTDEASALAAALATADACAPYAGAARTAAQKIAASMTGPASAAAQHLAARIVAVPAPSDSAVRTAVEQALTTSTVLRLSYIDAAGRESERAVEPAGLLTADGRWYLIAWCRTREAGRGFRLDRVTAATPTMERAGTHDLAELLRGSAAAGAVRPAALAALAPPP